In the Mus pahari chromosome 19, PAHARI_EIJ_v1.1, whole genome shotgun sequence genome, one interval contains:
- the Babam1 gene encoding BRISC and BRCA1-A complex member 1, producing MEVAEANSPTEEEEEEEEEGEETISELRPHTRSNPEGAEDRALGAQANVGSRSEGEGEAATADGGAASVPGAGPKPWQLPASASEVQIRTPRVNCPEKVIICLDLSEEMSVPKLESFNGSRTNALNVSQKMVEMFVRTKHKIDKSHEFALVVVNDDSAWLSGLTSDPRELCSCLYDLETASCSTFNLEGLFSLIQQKTELPVTENVQTIPPPYVVRTILVYSRPPCQPQFSLTEPMKKMLQCPYFFFDIVYIHNGTEEKEDNMSWKDMFAFMGSLDSKGASYKYEVALAGPALELHNCMAKLLAHPLQRPCQTHASYSLLEEDEEAGEEEATV from the exons ATGGAGGTGGCAGAGGCCAACAGCCCCaccgaggaggaggaagaggaggaggaagaaggagaggagacgATATCTGAGCTCAGGCCTCACACTCGCTCCAATCCAGAGGGGGCTGAGGACCGGGCCCTGGGCGCTCAGGCCAATGTGGGCAGCCGCAGCGAGGGCGAGGGTGAGGCAGCCACTGCAGATGGCGGGGCAGCCAGTGTCCCGGGAGCCGGGCCTAAGCCCTGGCAACTACCAGCATCAGCATCTGAGGTCCAGATTCGAACACCAAGGGTCAACTGTCCAGAGAAGGTG ATCATCTGTCTGGATCTTTCGGAGGAGATGTCTGTGCCAAAGCTGGAGTCCTTTAATGG CTCTAGGACAAACGCCCTGAATGTGTCTCAGAAGATGGTTGAAATGTTTGTGCGCACAAAGCACAAGATTGACAAGAGCCACGAATTTGCACTGGTTGTAGTGAATGACGACTCTGCCTGg CTGTCTGGCCTGACCTCTGACCCACGAGAGCTCTGCAGTTGCCTGTATGACCTGGAGACCGCGTCCTGCTCCACATTCA ATTTGGAAGGCCTCTTCAGCCTCAT CCAGCAGAAGACCGAGCTGCCGGTCACGGAGAACGTGCAAACCATCCCACCTCCCTACGTTGTGCgcaccatcctggtctacagccGCCCACCCTGCCAGCCCCAGTTCTCCCTGACTGAGCCCATGAAG AAGATGCTCCAGTGTCCCTACTTCTTCTTCGACATCGTTTATATCCACAATGGcactgaggagaaggaagacaatATGAGCTGGAAG GACATGTTTGCCTTCATGGGTAGTCTGGACTCCAAGGGCGCCAGCTACAAGTATGAGGTGGCACTTGCTGGTCCTGCCCTGGAGCTACACAATTGCATGGCCAAGCTGCTGGCCCACCCGCTGCAAAGACCCTGCCAGACCCACGCGAGCTACAGCCTGctggaggaggacgaggaggctggagaagaggaagccacTGTGTGA
- the Ankle1 gene encoding ankyrin repeat and LEM domain-containing protein 1, with protein sequence MLLRWGADPNARSAEGLTPVHVAAAWGCRGALELLLSRGGDPTLRDQELDTSTQPDETPEPTGFSGVSQDSELHMHRAELDVEAVEVAVQPQNPEATENSDYSSDASFVTAVEDSLQPGRPGGALELVASLWVTRGAVSAGTGAPDCQPQVLTLTARDTDKPVLPGDGDLGALHPHSSVPAMSDLQLLQALRALGYSPGPVTPFTRGHYLRRLREAQASSADVGHSPELAEALRTGTIPDSQMDEEALAQCFQRLDPLKKWREGITKSSFTYLLLDPRLTKDLPARASSLTLAECLQCFVRAIFYVGKGTRARPDAHLWEALGYHGQPRKQVCPKVRRILDIWDSGRGIISLHCFQHVVAMEAYTREACLLDALGLQTLTNQKQGHYYGVVAHWPPSRRRRLGVHLLQRSLLVFLAEGERELRPQDIQARG encoded by the exons ATGCTGCTGCGCTGGGGAGCGGATCCCAATGCTCG GTCCGCGGAGGGGCTGACGCCCGTGCATGTGGCTGCCGCGTGGGGCTGTCGCGGTGCCCTGGAGTTGCTGCTGAGCCGAGGGGGTGACCCCACACTGCGGGACCAG GAGCTGGACACTTCCACCCAGCCAGATGAGACCCCAGAGCCCACAG GGTTTTCTGGAGTCTCTCAAGACTCTGAGTTGCACATGCATAGAGCTGAGCTGGATGTGGAGGCTGTGGAGGTGGCTGTGCAACCCCAGAACCCCGAGGCCACCGAGAACTCAGACTATAGCAGCGATGCTTCGTTTGTCACTGCAGTGGAGGACTCTCTGCAGCCCGGGCGCCCTGGAGGGGCACTGGAGCTAGTGGCCAGCTTGTGGGTAACCCGTGGGGCCGTGTCAGCTGGGACGGGAGCACCCGACTGCCAGCCGCAGGTCCTGACTTTGACTGCAAGGGACACGGACAAACCTGTACTGCCTGGTGATGGGGATCTGGGGGCTTTGCACCCCCACAGTTCGGTGCCCGCCATGTCTGACCTGCAGCTCCTCCAGGCCCTGCGGGCGCTGGGCTATAGCCCTGGACCCGTCACACCTTTCACCAGAGGACACTATCTACGCCGGCTGCGggaagcccaggctagctctg cTGATGTAGGGCATAGCCCAGAACTGGCGGAGGCACTAAGGACAGGCACTATCCCTGACAGCCAGATGGACGAGGAAGCCCTGGCTCAGTGCTTTCAGCGGCTGGATCCCTTGAAGAAATGGCGGGAAGGCATTACAAAGTCTAGTTTTACGTATCTACTTCTCGACCCCAG gctgacGAAAGACCTGCCTGCCCGAGCCTCTTCCCTCACACTGGCTGAGTGTCTGCAATGTTTCGTGCGAGCCATCTTCTATGTGGGCAAGGGGACCCGAGCCCGGCCAGATGCCCACCTCTGGGAAGCCCTTGGTTACCATGGCCAGCCAAGGAAACAG GTCTGCCCCAAGGTACGCCGGATCTTAGACATCTGGGATAGCGGCCGGGGCATCATCTCTCTGCACTGCTTCCAGCATGTGGTGGCCATGGAAGCGTACACGCGGGAAGCCTGTCTGTTGGATGCCCTAG GTCTCCAGACACTGACCAACCAGAAACAAGGACACTACTATGGAGTGGTTGCCCATTGGCCACCCTCTCGGCGTCGGCGTTTGGGAGTGCACCTGCTACAGCGttctctgctggtcttcctggctgagggggagagagagctgAGGCCTCAGGACATTCAGGCTCGAGGATGA